One Acetobacterium sp. KB-1 DNA segment encodes these proteins:
- the rplA gene encoding 50S ribosomal protein L1, whose amino-acid sequence MKKGKKYQDLVKSFDKQELFELDAAIAQVKKLATAKFDETIELHVKLGVDSRHADQQVRGAIVLPHGTGKSVKVLVIAKGDKLKEAEEAGADFFGEDDMIDKIQKENWFDFDIMIATPDMMGKVGRLGRVLGPKGLMPNPKSGTVTMDIAKAVADTKAGKVEYRLDKTNIIHVIIGKASFTEEALRENLTVLLDTVKKAKPAASKGQYFRSVTLASTMSPGVKINTGKI is encoded by the coding sequence ATGAAAAAAGGAAAAAAATATCAGGATTTGGTAAAAAGCTTTGACAAGCAAGAGTTATTTGAACTGGATGCAGCCATTGCACAGGTTAAGAAACTTGCGACAGCAAAGTTTGATGAGACTATTGAATTGCATGTAAAATTGGGTGTTGACTCACGTCATGCAGATCAACAGGTTCGTGGCGCAATCGTTCTGCCACATGGTACCGGTAAAAGTGTTAAGGTTCTTGTTATTGCCAAAGGCGATAAATTAAAAGAAGCTGAGGAAGCTGGTGCGGATTTCTTTGGTGAAGACGATATGATCGATAAAATTCAAAAAGAAAACTGGTTTGATTTTGATATAATGATTGCAACTCCAGATATGATGGGGAAGGTTGGTCGTTTAGGCCGTGTATTAGGACCTAAAGGTTTAATGCCAAACCCAAAATCAGGAACAGTAACCATGGACATTGCAAAAGCAGTTGCGGATACAAAAGCCGGTAAGGTTGAGTATCGTTTAGACAAAACCAATATCATTCATGTCATTATTGGTAAAGCATCTTTCACGGAAGAAGCTTTAAGAGAAAACTTGACGGTATTATTGGATACGGTTAAAAAAGCAAAACCTGCTGCTTCTAAGGGTCAATACTTTAGAAGTGTTACGCTGGCAAGTACCATGAGTCCTGGAGTTAAAATCAACACAGGCAAAATCTAG
- the acsB gene encoding acetyl-CoA decarbonylase/synthase complex subunit alpha/beta, with translation MSLTDLIYAGSNAVAGLTEGAVDDAIKKYGESHAVGYPDTAYFLPIIYAATGVKIKTLGDLPAAVGILKSLITNKEDLGEALNAGLATAVGAEIIEAIRYLDGDPYANDSGIGFVADPIIRSLGVPLVTGDIPGIAVLLGESSDPAELAAIVKDYQEKGLLTFMVGNIIEQALEAGVKMGLDYRVIPLGHEVTSVIHVVSVAIRAALIFGGIEPGKLAEFLTYTKERVPAFVNTFGELNEVVVSVGAGAIALGFPVIADVPVPEVPGALMTQADHAKTVEFSLEARDIKIKVTKIDVPVSVASAFEGERVRKDTMFAEFGGNKTKCWELVREAELSEIEDHKITVIGPEIDDAQFAGADVVRLPLGILVEVAGKGMQKDFESVLERRIHYFTNYIDGAMHVGQRNIAWIRLTKEAYEKGFRLKHIGEVLYAKMRADFDNVVDKCQVTLYTTQEDVARLEEEVVKPIYSQRDDRLNALTDESVDTFYTCTLCQSFAPSHVCVVTPERLGLCGAVSWLDSKATKELDPAGPSQPIEKGVAVDEKIGIWESVNKTVAAASQGAVERVTLYSILEDPMTSCGCFECICGIMPEANGVVIVNREFGEISPVGMTFGELASMTGGGVQTPGFMGHGRHFIGSKKFMSAEGGLTRIVWMPKELKDDVAERLNKAVLELTGIENFVDMVCDETIATDSEAVLEFLESKGHPALTMDPIM, from the coding sequence ATGAGTTTGACAGATTTGATTTACGCTGGTTCTAATGCGGTGGCAGGTTTAACAGAAGGTGCAGTAGATGATGCCATCAAAAAATATGGTGAGAGCCACGCGGTAGGATATCCCGATACAGCCTATTTTTTACCGATTATTTATGCCGCAACAGGGGTTAAGATAAAGACATTGGGTGATTTACCGGCAGCAGTTGGGATTCTTAAGAGTTTGATCACCAATAAAGAAGATTTGGGCGAAGCGTTAAACGCCGGACTGGCGACAGCGGTTGGGGCTGAAATTATTGAGGCGATTCGATATCTTGATGGTGATCCATACGCCAACGATTCGGGCATTGGTTTTGTGGCGGATCCCATTATTCGTTCGTTGGGCGTGCCCCTGGTAACCGGCGATATTCCCGGGATTGCCGTTCTTTTAGGGGAATCCTCAGACCCTGCTGAATTAGCAGCGATTGTAAAAGATTATCAGGAAAAAGGTTTACTGACCTTTATGGTTGGTAATATCATCGAGCAGGCGCTGGAAGCCGGAGTTAAGATGGGGCTGGATTATCGTGTCATTCCTTTGGGCCATGAAGTGACCTCTGTCATTCATGTTGTCTCGGTGGCAATTCGGGCGGCGCTTATTTTTGGTGGCATCGAGCCTGGTAAACTGGCTGAATTTTTAACCTACACCAAAGAACGGGTGCCGGCCTTTGTCAATACCTTTGGCGAATTAAATGAAGTTGTAGTTTCGGTGGGAGCGGGAGCGATTGCCCTGGGTTTCCCGGTGATTGCCGACGTCCCTGTGCCGGAAGTACCGGGTGCATTAATGACCCAGGCAGACCATGCTAAAACAGTTGAGTTTTCTTTAGAAGCTCGTGATATTAAGATCAAGGTTACAAAAATTGATGTTCCCGTTTCGGTTGCCTCGGCGTTTGAAGGTGAGCGTGTCCGTAAGGATACCATGTTTGCTGAATTTGGCGGCAACAAAACGAAATGCTGGGAATTGGTAAGAGAAGCGGAATTAAGTGAAATAGAAGATCATAAAATTACAGTAATTGGTCCAGAAATTGACGATGCCCAATTTGCAGGTGCTGATGTCGTGCGGTTACCCTTAGGTATTCTGGTTGAAGTTGCCGGTAAAGGTATGCAAAAGGATTTTGAATCGGTATTAGAACGACGGATTCATTACTTTACCAACTACATCGATGGCGCCATGCATGTCGGACAACGTAACATTGCCTGGATTCGTTTAACAAAAGAAGCTTATGAAAAAGGATTCCGCTTAAAACACATCGGTGAAGTATTGTATGCAAAAATGCGGGCAGACTTCGATAACGTTGTCGATAAATGTCAGGTAACGCTTTATACGACTCAGGAAGATGTGGCCCGACTTGAAGAAGAAGTGGTCAAACCAATTTATAGCCAACGGGACGATCGTTTAAACGCCTTAACCGATGAAAGCGTTGATACCTTCTATACCTGTACCCTCTGTCAGTCGTTTGCACCGAGCCATGTTTGTGTGGTAACGCCAGAACGATTAGGCTTATGCGGTGCTGTTTCGTGGTTGGATAGTAAAGCGACCAAGGAATTGGATCCGGCCGGACCATCCCAACCGATTGAAAAAGGTGTTGCTGTGGATGAAAAAATTGGTATCTGGGAGTCTGTTAATAAAACCGTTGCGGCAGCATCGCAGGGGGCCGTTGAGCGGGTAACCTTATACTCAATCCTGGAAGATCCAATGACTTCTTGCGGTTGTTTTGAATGTATCTGTGGGATCATGCCGGAAGCCAATGGTGTTGTTATTGTTAACCGTGAGTTTGGCGAAATCTCACCGGTGGGGATGACCTTTGGGGAATTGGCGTCGATGACTGGTGGCGGCGTTCAAACACCCGGATTTATGGGACATGGCCGACATTTTATCGGGTCCAAGAAATTTATGTCGGCTGAAGGCGGACTAACGCGAATTGTCTGGATGCCAAAAGAATTAAAAGATGATGTCGCAGAACGTCTAAATAAGGCCGTACTTGAATTAACAGGGATAGAAAATTTCGTTGACATGGTTTGCGATGAAACCATTGCGACCGACTCCGAAGCGGTATTGGAGTTCCTGGAATCAAAGGGACACCCGGCTCTGACCATGGACCCCATTATGTAA
- the rpmG gene encoding 50S ribosomal protein L33 produces the protein MRVKVTLACTECKQRNYDTMKNKKNNPDRLEVDKYCKFCKKHTPHKETK, from the coding sequence ATGAGAGTAAAAGTTACTTTAGCATGTACAGAATGCAAGCAAAGAAATTACGATACCATGAAAAACAAGAAGAATAACCCTGATCGTTTAGAAGTGGACAAATATTGCAAGTTTTGCAAGAAGCATACACCACATAAAGAAACGAAATAA
- a CDS encoding AAA family ATPase produces the protein MKIALTGKGGVGKTTISASLSRYFADEGYNVLTVDADPDANLGLALGMSEEMIAEIVPISEMKDLVEERTAADTGSFGSMFRMNPEVADIPERYAKEFNGVKLLTMGTVDTGGSGCVCPEHVLLKMLMSHLVLYQKDVVIMDMEAGIEHLGRGTAGAVDAFIVVVEPGVRSIQTFHKVKSMAMDIGVKQVYVIGNKIRNDGDIAFIKEKVGDENIIGFLNYRDAISESDRNNQSPYDDPAMKEDIAVLGKSILAIVDEKKK, from the coding sequence ATGAAAATAGCATTAACAGGAAAAGGCGGAGTTGGGAAAACAACCATCTCAGCAAGTTTGAGCCGATATTTTGCCGATGAAGGATATAATGTATTAACAGTTGATGCTGATCCCGATGCCAATCTTGGCCTTGCCTTGGGCATGAGTGAAGAAATGATTGCAGAAATAGTTCCCATATCAGAAATGAAAGATTTAGTGGAAGAACGAACAGCTGCCGATACCGGTTCTTTTGGATCAATGTTTAGAATGAATCCAGAAGTTGCTGACATTCCTGAACGTTATGCCAAAGAGTTTAATGGCGTCAAGCTGTTAACCATGGGTACCGTCGACACCGGAGGATCTGGCTGTGTATGCCCGGAGCATGTCTTATTAAAAATGCTCATGAGCCATCTGGTCTTATACCAAAAAGATGTCGTGATCATGGATATGGAAGCAGGTATTGAGCATTTGGGTCGGGGAACAGCTGGAGCAGTCGATGCGTTTATCGTCGTCGTTGAGCCGGGAGTCCGTAGCATTCAGACATTTCATAAGGTTAAATCCATGGCAATGGATATCGGTGTAAAGCAGGTTTATGTTATTGGAAATAAAATCCGCAATGACGGAGATATCGCCTTTATAAAAGAAAAAGTTGGAGATGAAAACATCATTGGTTTTTTAAACTACCGGGATGCCATATCAGAATCTGACCGTAACAATCAATCCCCTTACGATGATCCTGCCATGAAAGAAGATATTGCCGTTTTAGGTAAAAGCATTCTGGCGATTGTCGATGAAAAAAAGAAATAA
- a CDS encoding GNAT family N-acetyltransferase translates to MNIRLVAEKDYPRVLEILNEAIAARKFTAQLAPATMAIRKDWFVHHSAPRHPMFVAELAGDVVGWITLTEFRAGREGFRFTSEISYYIDSRFHRQGVGSKLMQRAIESADEIGFRNLIAVIFDTNVSSRKLVEKHGFKLWGHMPDAVDIDGNIIGCDYWGLKIEKQ, encoded by the coding sequence TTGAACATACGATTAGTAGCAGAAAAGGATTATCCTCGGGTATTGGAAATTTTAAATGAGGCGATTGCCGCCCGGAAATTTACGGCCCAACTTGCGCCGGCAACCATGGCAATCCGAAAAGATTGGTTTGTTCACCATTCGGCACCACGGCACCCAATGTTTGTGGCAGAGCTCGCGGGTGATGTGGTTGGTTGGATTACCTTGACCGAATTTCGGGCTGGACGGGAGGGCTTTCGGTTTACTTCCGAGATCAGTTATTATATTGATAGCCGTTTTCACCGCCAGGGCGTCGGCTCGAAGCTGATGCAACGGGCGATTGAGTCTGCCGATGAAATAGGTTTCAGAAATTTGATTGCGGTTATTTTCGACACGAATGTCAGTAGCCGTAAACTCGTTGAAAAACATGGCTTCAAGTTATGGGGGCATATGCCGGATGCGGTCGATATTGATGGGAACATCATTGGTTGTGATTATTGGGGATTAAAAATAGAAAAACAATAA
- a CDS encoding RNA polymerase sigma factor yields the protein MNIVKIETIFDLIKNKELSGFELLYEQYFRIMYGIAYSITGNDEVSKDAVQNTLIKLFVLEPHKFPQAHALTWLYTVVKNEALMLLRKEKQTIDISTVAEKLPMIDKGIEEFIDMENYYTLISSLNEKQRQIVTLKVLGGMSHKEISHMLQKPIGTIQWTYNMSIKKLRVAISTMAAFVIMLGTGFVYKLIRAFDTEYIEIPEMDMEPPVNIPASPIIDAWVIGLGICFLLSVTALIIFFRNSDKLPTKRKARRI from the coding sequence ATGAATATTGTCAAAATTGAAACTATATTTGATTTGATAAAAAACAAAGAACTGTCTGGGTTCGAACTTTTATACGAACAGTATTTTCGTATTATGTACGGCATCGCATATTCGATTACCGGCAACGACGAGGTGAGCAAGGATGCTGTCCAAAATACGCTAATTAAGCTATTTGTTCTCGAACCACATAAATTCCCCCAAGCGCATGCGTTGACATGGCTCTATACCGTTGTCAAAAATGAAGCGCTTATGTTGCTCCGCAAGGAAAAGCAGACTATCGACATCAGCACCGTTGCTGAAAAACTGCCAATGATTGACAAGGGCATCGAGGAATTTATCGATATGGAAAACTACTACACTTTGATTTCATCGCTGAACGAAAAACAACGGCAGATTGTCACGCTGAAGGTGTTGGGTGGTATGAGTCATAAAGAAATATCCCACATGCTGCAGAAGCCGATAGGTACTATTCAATGGACATACAACATGTCCATCAAAAAACTGCGTGTTGCGATTTCTACGATGGCTGCGTTTGTCATCATGCTAGGCACAGGCTTTGTTTATAAGCTAATTAGAGCATTTGATACAGAATACATTGAAATCCCAGAAATGGATATGGAGCCGCCCGTCAATATTCCAGCATCACCAATAATTGATGCGTGGGTTATTGGGCTCGGTATATGCTTTTTGTTGTCGGTAACAGCTTTAATCATATTTTTTAGAAATTCAGACAAATTGCCAACAAAACGCAAAGCCAGACGCATCTAA
- a CDS encoding GNAT family N-acetyltransferase, with translation MKIINVKDRNAMLIEQLVKVRKASVKETHLFLSDLEIDNIEKYVPQALAGIPNLIVAENQRGVSVAFMGIDEQKLEMLFIHPKERGHGLGRELVEYGIKEYFINELGVNEQNPQAKGFYEHMGFEVYKRTEVDEQGMPYPILYMKLS, from the coding sequence ATGAAAATTATTAATGTAAAAGACCGAAATGCTATGCTGATAGAGCAACTTGTAAAAGTGCGAAAAGCTTCGGTGAAAGAAACGCATTTATTTTTGTCCGATTTGGAGATTGACAATATTGAAAAATATGTTCCGCAGGCTTTAGCAGGGATTCCAAATTTGATTGTTGCAGAAAACCAGCGTGGTGTTTCGGTTGCATTTATGGGAATAGATGAACAAAAACTTGAAATGTTGTTTATTCATCCCAAAGAACGCGGGCATGGTTTGGGCAGAGAATTAGTTGAATATGGCATTAAGGAATATTTTATTAATGAGCTGGGAGTTAATGAGCAAAACCCACAAGCAAAAGGATTTTATGAACATATGGGATTTGAAGTTTATAAGAGAACTGAAGTAGACGAGCAAGGCATGCCGTATCCTATTTTGTACATGAAATTATCATAA
- the acsB gene encoding acetyl-CoA decarbonylase/synthase complex subunit alpha/beta, with product MNLFDIIYDGQAQYLKRAEEMVAKVVAEKGKETPVKFPGTAYALPCIYAITGKKITNVGELEDALALAKEKIHRTNYLQDALDAGTAAAMCAEIIEAVKYVYEELPYEGRHVEDLNTTDVRYLGHITDAEVRNFGVPLVTDDIPGVAVIIGEAKDAETLAAIVKDYQGKGLLTFMVGKVIDQAIEQKIKMGIDLRVIPLGYEIESVIHVISVAIRASLIFGATPPGDFLAHRTYTKNRVKAFVNVFGPWDNKIIAAGAAAIELGFPAVTETFINEVPTLLLHQPDNSKVVATSLEARNIKIKVTEIDCPVAVSSAFEGERVRKDTMFAEFGGNKTECWELVTTGELAEMEDHKITIVGPDIDDAMFAGKDVVRLPMGVVVKVAGKQMQKDFETVLERRIHYFTNYIEGAMHVGQRNIAWIRLTKEAFEKGFRLKHIGEVLYAKMRSDFDKVVDKCEVTIYTNAEDVKRLGEEMVKPIYSERDERMGALTDESVDEFYTCLLCQSFAPSHVCIVTPERLGLCGAVSWLDAKATKELDPMGPNQPIVKGEAIDERLGIWESCNEVVARDSQGAVEQVTLYSILEDPMTSCGCFECICGIMPEANGVVIVNREFGDTSPVGMTFGELASMTGGGVQTPGFMGHGRFLIGSKKFMSAEGGLPRIVWMPKELKDDVAERLNKAVFEMTGIENFADMVCDETIASDSEAVLEFLESKGHPALAMDPIM from the coding sequence ATGAATCTTTTTGATATAATTTACGACGGCCAAGCTCAGTACCTGAAACGTGCTGAAGAAATGGTAGCCAAAGTCGTTGCTGAAAAGGGAAAAGAAACACCAGTTAAATTCCCAGGTACTGCTTATGCCTTGCCTTGTATCTATGCCATCACCGGCAAAAAAATCACCAATGTAGGTGAATTAGAAGATGCGTTGGCACTGGCTAAAGAAAAAATTCACCGCACCAATTACCTGCAAGACGCACTAGATGCTGGTACAGCTGCGGCAATGTGTGCAGAAATTATCGAAGCAGTTAAATATGTTTACGAAGAACTTCCATACGAAGGTCGTCACGTTGAAGATTTAAATACTACTGATGTTCGTTACTTAGGACATATCACCGATGCTGAAGTACGTAACTTCGGTGTGCCATTGGTAACAGATGACATTCCTGGTGTTGCTGTTATTATCGGTGAAGCTAAAGATGCTGAAACACTTGCGGCAATCGTAAAAGACTACCAGGGCAAAGGTTTATTAACCTTCATGGTTGGTAAAGTTATTGATCAGGCGATTGAACAAAAAATCAAAATGGGTATTGATCTTCGCGTTATTCCTTTGGGATACGAAATTGAGTCCGTTATCCACGTTATATCCGTTGCGATTCGTGCCAGCTTAATCTTTGGTGCAACACCTCCAGGCGACTTCCTGGCGCATCGAACTTATACAAAAAATCGTGTTAAAGCATTTGTTAATGTATTTGGACCATGGGATAATAAAATTATCGCTGCCGGTGCTGCTGCTATCGAACTTGGCTTCCCAGCAGTAACAGAAACATTCATCAATGAAGTACCAACCTTATTATTACACCAACCAGATAACAGCAAAGTTGTTGCCACTTCTTTAGAAGCCCGTAACATTAAAATCAAAGTTACCGAAATCGACTGTCCAGTTGCTGTTTCTTCAGCATTTGAAGGTGAACGTGTTCGTAAAGATACTATGTTTGCTGAATTCGGCGGAAACAAAACGGAATGTTGGGAACTGGTTACAACCGGCGAATTAGCTGAAATGGAAGATCACAAAATCACGATTGTTGGACCAGATATTGATGACGCGATGTTTGCAGGCAAAGACGTTGTTCGTTTGCCAATGGGCGTTGTTGTTAAAGTAGCTGGAAAACAAATGCAAAAAGACTTTGAAACCGTTCTTGAAAGACGTATCCATTACTTCACAAACTATATTGAAGGGGCAATGCATGTTGGACAAAGAAATATTGCCTGGATCCGTTTAACAAAAGAAGCGTTTGAAAAAGGCTTCCGCTTAAAACATATCGGTGAAGTTTTATACGCAAAAATGCGTTCTGACTTTGATAAAGTTGTTGATAAATGTGAAGTAACTATTTACACCAACGCTGAAGATGTCAAACGTCTTGGCGAAGAAATGGTAAAACCAATTTACTCTGAACGTGATGAACGAATGGGCGCACTGACTGATGAAAGTGTCGATGAATTCTATACCTGTTTATTATGTCAATCCTTTGCTCCAAGCCACGTTTGTATCGTAACACCAGAACGTTTAGGTCTTTGTGGTGCCGTTTCCTGGTTGGATGCCAAAGCAACAAAAGAATTGGATCCGATGGGACCAAACCAACCAATCGTTAAAGGAGAGGCCATTGACGAACGTCTTGGTATCTGGGAATCTTGTAACGAAGTAGTCGCACGAGATTCGCAGGGTGCGGTTGAACAGGTTACACTTTATTCAATCCTTGAAGATCCAATGACTTCCTGTGGTTGCTTCGAATGTATCTGTGGTATCATGCCTGAAGCGAATGGTGTTGTTATTGTAAACCGTGAATTCGGCGATACTTCACCCGTTGGAATGACCTTCGGTGAGTTGGCTTCGATGACTGGTGGTGGGGTTCAAACGCCAGGCTTCATGGGTCATGGTCGATTCTTAATCGGTTCTAAAAAATTCATGTCAGCTGAAGGTGGTTTACCACGTATCGTTTGGATGCCTAAAGAATTAAAAGACGATGTAGCTGAACGTTTAAACAAGGCTGTATTTGAAATGACCGGTATTGAAAACTTTGCAGACATGGTTTGTGATGAAACAATTGCCAGTGATTCTGAAGCAGTATTAGAATTCTTAGAATCAAAAGGACATCCAGCCTTGGCGATGGATCCAATTATGTAA
- the nusG gene encoding transcription termination/antitermination protein NusG, which yields MDTNQPEQAQWFVAHTYSGYENKVKASIEATVENRNMEDVILEVQVPVQEVVESKNGKKVVKEKKLFPGYVMIKMFMTDDSWYVVRNTRGVTGFVGPASKPVPLSKAELKSMGIRQQRVEISMHVGDEVKVIEGPLEGFTGVIEEVHAEKSKVKVNVSMFGRDTLAELGFEQIEKINT from the coding sequence ATGGATACTAATCAACCAGAACAGGCTCAATGGTTTGTTGCACATACTTATTCGGGATATGAGAATAAGGTTAAAGCAAGCATTGAAGCTACCGTCGAAAACAGAAATATGGAGGATGTGATCCTTGAGGTTCAGGTCCCCGTACAAGAAGTAGTGGAAAGTAAAAACGGCAAAAAGGTCGTTAAAGAGAAGAAGCTATTTCCAGGTTATGTCATGATTAAAATGTTCATGACAGATGATTCCTGGTATGTTGTCAGAAATACCCGTGGTGTTACCGGGTTTGTTGGTCCTGCTTCAAAACCTGTCCCATTGTCCAAGGCTGAACTAAAGAGTATGGGCATTCGTCAGCAACGTGTGGAAATTAGTATGCATGTCGGCGACGAAGTGAAGGTCATTGAAGGACCACTTGAAGGTTTCACTGGAGTGATTGAAGAAGTACATGCCGAGAAATCAAAGGTTAAGGTCAATGTTTCCATGTTTGGTCGAGATACCCTCGCTGAACTGGGATTTGAACAAATAGAAAAAATAAACACTTAA
- a CDS encoding DUF3842 family protein codes for MNIVVLDGMGGGIGSRIVGILKDEIPPYIEIYGLGTNALATAAMLKKGANKGATGENAIAVTVKKADFIIGSIAMTIPNSMMGEVTPRMVEAIGNSDGLKIYIPILPENHHIVSLEEKPLLLQIREAVSLIKKELNLGEV; via the coding sequence ATGAACATTGTTGTGCTAGATGGTATGGGAGGAGGCATTGGATCTCGAATTGTCGGTATTTTAAAAGATGAAATACCGCCGTATATTGAAATATATGGATTGGGAACCAATGCACTGGCCACAGCGGCCATGTTAAAAAAAGGCGCTAATAAAGGTGCAACCGGAGAAAATGCCATTGCGGTCACGGTAAAAAAAGCGGATTTTATAATTGGCTCAATTGCGATGACCATTCCAAACTCGATGATGGGAGAAGTCACGCCACGAATGGTTGAAGCGATTGGAAACAGCGATGGATTAAAAATCTATATTCCGATTCTGCCGGAAAATCACCATATTGTTTCACTGGAAGAAAAACCACTCTTGCTCCAGATTCGAGAAGCCGTTTCGTTGATAAAAAAAGAACTTAATTTAGGAGAAGTGTAG
- the rplK gene encoding 50S ribosomal protein L11 yields MAKKVIGMIKLQIPAGKATPAPPVGPALGQHGVNIMGFCKEFNAKTANDAGMIIPVVITVYQDRSYSFITKTPPAAVLLKKIAGIESGSGVPNKTKVAKVTNEQLREIATLKMPDLNAASVESAMRMIAGTARSMGITIEE; encoded by the coding sequence ATGGCAAAAAAAGTAATTGGTATGATTAAATTACAAATTCCTGCCGGTAAAGCAACACCAGCACCACCAGTTGGACCTGCATTAGGTCAACATGGGGTTAATATTATGGGATTCTGTAAAGAATTCAACGCAAAAACTGCAAATGACGCAGGGATGATTATTCCTGTTGTAATCACTGTTTATCAGGATCGATCTTATTCATTTATTACCAAAACTCCACCAGCTGCCGTTCTGTTAAAGAAAATTGCTGGTATTGAGTCTGGATCTGGCGTACCGAACAAAACCAAGGTAGCTAAGGTTACAAATGAACAATTAAGAGAAATCGCAACATTAAAAATGCCTGACTTAAACGCAGCATCTGTAGAATCAGCGATGAGAATGATCGCTGGAACCGCCCGTAGCATGGGCATCACAATCGAAGAATAA
- a CDS encoding CooT family nickel-binding protein yields the protein MCESSAYMITPEGETKIMDYVVDIVPNDDGSLTLSDLLGGTKIVQGKLKEVKLLNHKIIIEGIAV from the coding sequence ATGTGTGAATCTTCAGCTTATATGATTACTCCTGAAGGAGAAACAAAGATAATGGACTATGTTGTTGATATCGTTCCAAACGACGATGGCAGTTTAACGCTGTCTGACTTATTGGGTGGTACAAAAATTGTTCAAGGCAAACTCAAAGAAGTAAAACTTCTAAACCACAAAATTATTATTGAAGGAATAGCGGTTTAG
- a CDS encoding D-alanyl-D-alanine carboxypeptidase family protein codes for MRIKDKKRFMLACGGLATILILMITVLTIGFWNRNDNQAKTDNNTKSQTTAVANESETAVNSQAAVTEQPSETKEEIKNASSADINSTDSITKLVNKNHSISSNYRPADLVTVDLPSTRDTQLRSVAIAGLTNLFEAAEAEGYELFCCSGYRSYETQTELYAWNVETYGVDGAELVSARPGMSEHQLGLAMDVTSASVEFDLLESFGSTPEGQFIKENAHKFGFIVRYPQGKTDITGYAYEPWHLRYLGIDVATDIYKSGKTMEEYYGTN; via the coding sequence ATGCGAATAAAAGATAAGAAACGTTTTATGCTAGCTTGTGGTGGATTGGCGACAATTCTGATTTTAATGATTACTGTTTTGACCATCGGTTTTTGGAACCGCAATGATAACCAGGCAAAGACTGATAACAACACGAAGTCCCAGACGACAGCGGTGGCAAACGAAAGTGAAACAGCGGTAAATTCCCAGGCAGCAGTGACTGAACAGCCATCAGAAACAAAAGAAGAAATAAAAAATGCATCGTCTGCAGATATAAATAGCACCGACAGTATAACAAAACTGGTTAACAAGAACCACAGTATTTCGTCAAACTATCGACCCGCTGATCTGGTTACGGTTGATCTGCCATCGACCCGGGATACCCAACTGCGAAGCGTTGCGATCGCGGGCCTGACGAACCTTTTTGAAGCAGCTGAGGCTGAAGGTTATGAACTGTTTTGTTGTTCCGGGTATCGCTCCTATGAAACCCAAACTGAACTCTATGCCTGGAATGTGGAAACCTATGGGGTTGATGGTGCCGAATTGGTCAGTGCCCGGCCGGGAATGAGCGAACACCAGTTGGGTTTAGCTATGGATGTCACAAGTGCGTCGGTGGAGTTTGATCTGCTGGAGAGTTTTGGATCAACGCCAGAAGGACAATTCATCAAAGAGAATGCCCATAAATTTGGTTTTATTGTCCGCTATCCCCAGGGTAAAACCGATATTACCGGTTATGCCTATGAACCCTGGCATCTGCGCTATTTAGGGATCGATGTGGCTACCGATATTTATAAGAGCGGAAAAACCATGGAAGAGTATTATGGTACAAATTAA
- the secE gene encoding preprotein translocase subunit SecE — translation MATNKKTKNASSKQGKENTQQQAQKTDDKAVNLVKEEKKTPQSTAKNEKKTPKKSSEKSKEPNIFQKMVGFFKGVHHELRKVTWLTKDELLKKSGVVAGIVGIFTFLVWVVDSGLGALAALFMNI, via the coding sequence ATGGCAACTAATAAGAAAACTAAAAATGCCAGTAGTAAACAAGGAAAAGAAAACACCCAACAACAGGCACAAAAAACCGATGATAAGGCAGTAAACCTGGTAAAAGAGGAAAAGAAAACGCCTCAATCAACGGCAAAAAATGAGAAAAAAACTCCAAAAAAGTCAAGCGAAAAAAGTAAAGAACCAAACATTTTTCAAAAAATGGTGGGCTTTTTTAAAGGCGTTCATCATGAACTACGAAAAGTAACTTGGTTGACTAAAGATGAATTACTTAAAAAATCCGGCGTTGTTGCTGGGATTGTTGGGATATTCACTTTTCTCGTTTGGGTTGTTGATTCAGGATTAGGTGCACTTGCCGCGTTATTTATGAACATTTAG